The window AATCTAAAAGAGTTATACTGATTTCTAGCATCAAAAATGATATTCCTTTTTAACTCTTTTTTTAGCTGATTAAAATTTGGTGCTCTAAACTCTTTCCATTCTGTTAACAAAATTAAAGCATCAGAATTTTTTACAACTTCATACTTTTCTTTACCGTAAAAAACATCTAAGTTTTTGAGGTATATTTCTTTAGCCTCAATCATGGCTTTTGGGTCGTATGCTTTAACTTTTGCTCCTTTTTTTATCAATTCAGAAATTATATAAATTGATGGCGCTTCTCTCATATCATTAGTTTCAGGCTTAAATGACAACCCCCAAATTGCAAATGTAAAACCTGTTAAATCTTCACCAAATCTGTTTGTAATCTTTTTTAAAAAATGTTTTTTCTGATTTATATTAACTTCATTTACTGATGAAATTAACGACGGATTATACCCATTTTCTATACCTATTTGTATTAAAGCTGAAATATCTTTCGGAAAACAAGTACCTCCATAACCAATTCCTGGATAAATAAAATTATAACCAATACGAGAATCTGAACCAATACCAACTCTTACTTTGTTAACATCTGCTCCAACTTTCTCACAAATGTTTGCTATTTCATTTATAAATGAAATTTTTGTAGCTAACATGGCGTTGGCTGCATACTTTGTCATTTCCGCAGAAGCAATATCCATTGATATAAAGCGATCATGTGTTCTAAAAAAAGGACTATATAATTGTTTCATCCGATCAAAAACATCTTCATCTTCTGCCCCTATTACAACTCTATCAGGTTTCATAAAATCGTTAACAGCTGCTCCTTCTTTTAAAAACTCTGGATTAGAAACTACATCAAAAGAAATATCTAAATTTCTTTTTTGAATTTCATTAGTTATTATTTCTTTTATTTTAAAAGTAGTTCCTACCGGCACTGTAGATTTTGAAACAATTATTTTATGGGAATTTATATTTTCTCCTAATGTTTTTGCTACTTTATAAACAGCCGATAAATCCGCCGTTCCATCTACTTTCATTGGAGTACCTACCGCAATAAAAATTATATCAGAATTATGAATCGCTGCTTCAACTTTAGTTGTAAAAAAAAGACTTTTATTTAAATTATTATGAACCAATTCTTTTAATCCAGGTTCATAAATTGGCAAAATACCTTTGTTTAAATCAGCTATTTTTTCTTGATTTAAATCAACACATGTAACATTACTTCCCGTTTCAGAAAAACACACACCTGTAACTAATCCAACATAACCTGTACCTATAACAGTTATTTTCATGTTTTTAAACTATTTTTTTTTACAATCTACACTAAAGACTTTTATCTTTAGTCTTTTTTGAAACTGCATTTTTCACATCGTATACTACAGATTTCTCTTTTAGTAAAGAAGGAAAATTTAACTCTTTAAATTCATCATGCGCAACTGTTAATATTATCGCGTCAAACCTCTTTATTGGAAGCGTTTTTGTAGAAACCAACTCATATTCTTTAAAGACTTCTTTTTTGTTTGCCCAAGGATCATAAATAACAACATTTGTACCAAACTCTTTAAGAGAAGCAACTACATCAACCACTTTTGTATTTCTAACATCTGGACAGTTTTCTTTAAAAGTAATCCCTAAAACCAACACCTCAGCATCTTTAACTGGAACGTCTTTTTTAATCATTAGTTTTACAACTTCAGATGCTACATATTCTCCCATACTATCATTTAGGCGTCTACCAGCCAAAATAATTTCTGGATTATACCCATATTCCTGTGCTTTTTGTGCTAAATAATAAGGATCTACACCAATACAATGACCACCAACTAAACCTGGCTTAAACGGCAAAAAATTCCATTTTGTACCAGCAGCTTCCAAAACATCGTGTGTATTAATATCCATTAACCCAAATATTTTAGCCAACTCATTCACAAAAGCTATGTTTATATCTCTTTGCGAGTTTTCTATTACTTTGGCAGCTTCAGCAACTTTAATTGTAGGTGCTAAATATGTACCAGCAGTAATAACCGACTTATACAAAGCATCTACTTTTTCCCCAATTTCAGGAGTAGATCCGGAAGTTACTTTTAATATTTTATCTACCGTATGCTCCTTATCTCCTGGATTTATACGTTCTGGTGAATAACCTGCAAAAAAATCTTTATTAAAAATTAATCCTGATGATTTCTCTAAAACCGGCACACATTCTTCTTCTGTTGCCCCAGGATAAACAGTAGATTCATAAATAACAATATCTTCTTTTTTTAAAACGCTACCTACAGTTTCACTTGCTTTTATTAATGAAGTTAATACTGGTTTATTATTACTATCTACAGGTGTTGGAACTGTAATTATAAAATAATTACAATCTGCAATATCTTCCGAAGAAGTTGTACAAAACAACCCGTTTTCATTTGAAATTCTTTTCACTAAAACTGACTGTAATAAATCGTCTTCTAATTCTAAAGTTGTATCGGAACCTTTCATTATAGACGTTACTCGTTCTTTATTAATATCAAATCCAATTACTGAATACTTTGTAGCAAACAATCTTGCTAATGGTAATCCAACATATCCTAGCCCAATAATAGCTATTTTTGGTTTATTCATTCTATTATAAGTTATTCCAATACCATTTTACAGCTTCTTTTAATCCTTCTTGCAAAGAAAACTGTGGATTGTAATTTAATATTTTTTTTGCTTTATCTACACTTGCTAAAGAATGCGGGATATCTCCAACGCGATTTGGGCCGTGGTTTACATTAATATTCGATATAGTTTCATCGAATTCTGA of the Tenacibaculum todarodis genome contains:
- a CDS encoding UDP-glucose dehydrogenase family protein; translation: MKITVIGTGYVGLVTGVCFSETGSNVTCVDLNQEKIADLNKGILPIYEPGLKELVHNNLNKSLFFTTKVEAAIHNSDIIFIAVGTPMKVDGTADLSAVYKVAKTLGENINSHKIIVSKSTVPVGTTFKIKEIITNEIQKRNLDISFDVVSNPEFLKEGAAVNDFMKPDRVVIGAEDEDVFDRMKQLYSPFFRTHDRFISMDIASAEMTKYAANAMLATKISFINEIANICEKVGADVNKVRVGIGSDSRIGYNFIYPGIGYGGTCFPKDISALIQIGIENGYNPSLISSVNEVNINQKKHFLKKITNRFGEDLTGFTFAIWGLSFKPETNDMREAPSIYIISELIKKGAKVKAYDPKAMIEAKEIYLKNLDVFYGKEKYEVVKNSDALILLTEWKEFRAPNFNQLKKELKRNIIFDARNQYNSFRLEEQGFEYCQIGK
- a CDS encoding nucleotide sugar dehydrogenase, with the translated sequence MNKPKIAIIGLGYVGLPLARLFATKYSVIGFDINKERVTSIMKGSDTTLELEDDLLQSVLVKRISNENGLFCTTSSEDIADCNYFIITVPTPVDSNNKPVLTSLIKASETVGSVLKKEDIVIYESTVYPGATEEECVPVLEKSSGLIFNKDFFAGYSPERINPGDKEHTVDKILKVTSGSTPEIGEKVDALYKSVITAGTYLAPTIKVAEAAKVIENSQRDINIAFVNELAKIFGLMDINTHDVLEAAGTKWNFLPFKPGLVGGHCIGVDPYYLAQKAQEYGYNPEIILAGRRLNDSMGEYVASEVVKLMIKKDVPVKDAEVLVLGITFKENCPDVRNTKVVDVVASLKEFGTNVVIYDPWANKKEVFKEYELVSTKTLPIKRFDAIILTVAHDEFKELNFPSLLKEKSVVYDVKNAVSKKTKDKSL